From Streptomyces sp. NBC_00690, a single genomic window includes:
- a CDS encoding SWIM zinc finger family protein produces the protein MNQTGVRWTSEQVLALAPDATSQKAGSRLGTTGQWSGTGRSEAGAIWGLCKGSGSKPYQTVVDITGPAYKCSCPSRKFPCKHALGLLLLWVTDEEAVRASAEPDWAEQWLSGRRSRAEQGSGETRAGEVADPEAARRRAARRAERITSGALELEQRLTDLLRGGLATAERAGYGLWEETAARMVDAQAPGLASRVRELGAIPGSGPGWPARLLEECSMLHLLNRAWLEIERLPEPLAVTVRTKVGLPSPAAGEPVRDHWSVLSQYDRAEAKITTRRIWVHGRETQQMALLLSFGAAGRAPQLSLPVGTVIDAELTPHLGAGQLRADLSGQFGIPVPMGSPPPGGPVASAVEAYGRALSDDPWLDSWPVTLTDVIPVPDGDGWQLADAEGGSALPIAPSAISRPGLWRLAALSGGGPITVFGECGHRGVTPLAAWSGSAFETVVLI, from the coding sequence ATGAATCAGACGGGGGTTCGCTGGACATCGGAACAGGTCCTGGCACTGGCTCCTGACGCCACATCACAGAAGGCGGGGAGCAGGCTCGGCACAACGGGCCAGTGGTCGGGCACGGGTCGGAGCGAAGCCGGAGCGATATGGGGTCTGTGCAAGGGCAGCGGGAGCAAGCCCTACCAGACGGTCGTGGACATCACGGGCCCCGCGTACAAGTGCAGTTGTCCGAGCAGGAAGTTCCCCTGCAAGCATGCGCTGGGGCTGCTTCTGCTGTGGGTCACGGACGAGGAGGCAGTACGGGCGAGCGCGGAGCCGGACTGGGCCGAGCAGTGGCTGAGTGGGCGGCGGAGTCGAGCGGAGCAGGGAAGCGGCGAGACGCGAGCGGGGGAGGTCGCGGATCCGGAGGCGGCCAGACGCAGGGCGGCGCGTCGGGCCGAGCGGATCACTTCCGGAGCACTGGAGTTGGAACAGCGCTTGACCGACCTGCTGCGCGGTGGGCTGGCGACGGCCGAGCGCGCGGGTTACGGCCTCTGGGAAGAGACCGCTGCACGCATGGTGGACGCGCAGGCGCCGGGGCTGGCCTCCCGGGTGCGGGAGTTGGGGGCGATTCCCGGTTCGGGGCCCGGCTGGCCCGCGCGGCTGCTGGAGGAGTGTTCGATGCTCCATCTGTTGAACCGGGCGTGGTTGGAGATCGAGCGGCTCCCGGAGCCGCTTGCCGTCACCGTGCGGACCAAGGTCGGCCTTCCCTCACCCGCCGCTGGAGAGCCGGTGCGGGACCACTGGTCCGTGCTGTCCCAGTACGACAGGGCCGAAGCGAAGATCACCACACGCCGTATATGGGTGCACGGAAGGGAAACGCAACAGATGGCCTTGCTTCTCTCCTTCGGTGCTGCGGGCAGGGCTCCGCAACTGTCGCTCCCCGTGGGGACCGTCATCGACGCGGAGCTGACTCCCCATCTGGGAGCGGGACAGCTCCGCGCGGATCTCAGCGGCCAGTTCGGGATACCGGTCCCGATGGGCTCCCCGCCGCCCGGTGGCCCCGTTGCCTCGGCCGTCGAGGCGTACGGGCGCGCCTTGAGCGATGATCCCTGGCTCGACAGCTGGCCGGTGACCTTGACGGACGTGATTCCCGTCCCCGACGGGGACGGTTGGCAACTGGCGGATGCGGAGGGTGGTTCCGCACTGCCCATCGCCCCGTCCGCCATCTCCCGGCCAGGGCTGTGGCGGCTCGCGGCCCTGTCCGGGGGCGGGCCGATCACCGTGTTCGGCGAGTGCGGCCACCGCGGCGTCACCCCGCTCGCCGCCTGGTCGGGGAGTGCGTTCGAGACGGTAGTCCTGATCTGA
- a CDS encoding ATP-binding protein, with the protein MTMPETSSGIGAEAGAEVLRPHAEVAFAQELEALAAADDRPRPVNWRLSPWAVATYLLGGTLPDGTVISPKYVGPRRIVEVAVTTLATDRALLLLGVPGTAKTWVSEHLAAAVSGDSTLLVQGTAGTSEEAIRYGWNYARLLAHGPSRDALVPSPVMRAMAEGMTARVEELTRVPADVQDALITILSEKTLPVPELGQEVQAVRGFNLIATANDRDRGVNDLSSALRRRFNTVVLPLPATTEAEVDIVSRRVDQLGRSLDLPDAPAGLEEIRRVVTVFRELREGVSSDGRTKIKSPSGTLSTAEAISVVTGGLALAAHFGDGVLRPADMAAGILGAVVRDTASDRVVWQEYLEAVVRERDGWQDFYRACREVSV; encoded by the coding sequence ATGACCATGCCCGAGACCAGTTCCGGCATCGGCGCGGAGGCCGGCGCCGAGGTGCTGCGACCCCATGCCGAGGTGGCCTTCGCACAGGAGTTGGAGGCCCTCGCGGCGGCCGATGACCGACCGCGCCCCGTCAACTGGCGGCTCTCTCCCTGGGCGGTCGCCACGTATCTGCTGGGCGGCACCCTGCCGGACGGGACGGTGATCTCCCCCAAGTACGTGGGGCCCCGCAGGATCGTGGAGGTCGCCGTCACCACCCTCGCCACCGACCGTGCGCTGTTGCTCCTCGGGGTGCCGGGCACCGCGAAGACCTGGGTGTCCGAGCATCTGGCCGCCGCCGTCAGCGGGGACTCGACCCTGCTCGTGCAGGGCACGGCCGGCACCTCGGAGGAGGCCATCCGCTATGGGTGGAACTACGCGCGACTGCTGGCCCACGGTCCGAGTCGGGACGCTTTGGTGCCCAGCCCTGTGATGCGCGCGATGGCTGAGGGAATGACCGCCCGTGTGGAGGAACTGACCAGGGTCCCGGCCGATGTGCAGGACGCGCTCATCACGATCCTGTCGGAGAAGACCCTGCCGGTCCCCGAACTCGGGCAGGAGGTCCAGGCCGTCCGAGGGTTCAACCTCATCGCCACTGCCAATGACCGCGACCGTGGTGTCAACGACCTCTCCAGCGCCCTGCGTCGACGTTTCAACACGGTGGTACTGCCGCTGCCCGCGACCACCGAAGCGGAGGTGGACATCGTCTCCCGTCGAGTCGATCAGCTCGGGCGTTCGCTCGACCTGCCCGACGCACCGGCGGGACTGGAGGAGATCCGGAGGGTGGTCACCGTGTTCAGGGAGCTCCGGGAGGGAGTCTCGTCCGACGGCCGCACCAAGATCAAGTCTCCGTCGGGGACGCTGTCCACCGCCGAAGCGATCTCCGTGGTGACCGGGGGGCTCGCCCTGGCCGCCCACTTCGGTGACGGCGTGCTGCGCCCCGCGGACATGGCGGCCGGAATCCTCGGTGCGGTGGTGCGCGACACGGCCTCCGACCGCGTGGTCTGGCAGGAGTACCTGGAGGCCGTGGTCCGTGAGCGCGATGGCTGGCAGGACTTCTACCGGGCCTGCCGCGAGGTGAGCGTATGA
- a CDS encoding DUF5682 family protein: protein MTGPLLLGVRHHGPGSARAVRAALEAARPPAVLIEGPPEGNDLIALAADEGMRPPVALLAHAVDDPGRAAFWPLAEFSPEWVAIRWALARGVPVRFIDLPAAHSLALAAEEEQREADDRSTSDDDRPLPGSEPADADRHGRDVPASDGPEDPGGVPGAHAPEPAGAGTVDRKAGESAEPGQQRPPANIEQAMSADVRIDPLAVLAETAGYDDPERWWEDVVEHQGGPAAPETVAADAPVPTAPHDGSASDAEKGTGTDPLAPFAALGEAMAVLRDTYGHGGHRRDLVREAYMRLQLRTARKEFGDGVAVVCGAWHVPALSERTTIAADRAVLKGLPRTKTEMTWVPWTHRRLSRYSGYGAGIESPGWYQHLFHTQERPIERWMVKVVALLREEDQPVSSAHAIEAVRLAQTLAVLRGRPLAGLAETTDAIRAVMCEGSDVPLQLIKDRLTIGDVLGAVPEGAPAVPLQRDLARAQRRLRLKPEASERQLELDLRSDGDAARSRLLHRLRLLRVEWGEPHAGRSSTGTFREGWRLRWEPELYVRVAEAGVWGTTVLSAATAKAEHRALCATTLGEITALAEECLLAELTDALPVVMRSLADRAALDTDVGHLAEALPALARSLRYGDVRATDTAALAEVATGLAQRICVGLPPACSGLDADGAFAMRQHIDAVHTAVGLLPAAEELGERWSSVLLRLASRDSVPGLLRGRAARLLLDDGRLDDMEAARLMGLALSSGAPPAEAATWIEGFVGGASGGGLLLVHDERLRGLVDTWLSGVSGDAFTDVLPLLRRTFAAYEPAVRRTLGELVRRSTAEGATRRGAGARGLGAVGSEGFGDGLDRPRADAVLPMLRLILGIAAEEAGGPAEATERSATPVSVETAGAAETAICATGERAMADGLTAGAAMSGIGPGTSGRADGRGGGAK, encoded by the coding sequence ATGACCGGCCCGCTGCTGCTAGGAGTCCGTCACCACGGGCCGGGCTCGGCGCGGGCGGTGAGGGCCGCGCTCGAAGCCGCTCGTCCGCCGGCCGTCCTGATCGAGGGGCCGCCCGAGGGCAATGACCTGATCGCTCTCGCCGCGGACGAGGGGATGCGACCCCCGGTGGCGCTCCTGGCCCACGCCGTGGACGATCCGGGGCGGGCCGCCTTCTGGCCGCTCGCGGAGTTCTCCCCCGAGTGGGTGGCGATCCGTTGGGCCCTGGCGCGGGGTGTTCCCGTCCGCTTCATCGACCTTCCGGCTGCGCACTCGCTGGCACTTGCGGCCGAAGAGGAACAGCGGGAAGCGGACGATCGCAGCACGTCGGACGACGATCGCCCCCTGCCGGGCAGCGAGCCGGCAGACGCCGACCGGCACGGGCGGGACGTTCCTGCATCCGACGGACCCGAGGACCCCGGTGGAGTGCCCGGAGCGCATGCACCGGAGCCGGCCGGTGCTGGAACCGTGGATCGGAAGGCGGGGGAGAGCGCTGAGCCAGGCCAGCAGCGCCCGCCCGCGAACATCGAACAGGCCATGTCCGCCGACGTACGCATCGATCCCCTCGCGGTCCTGGCGGAGACGGCCGGATACGACGATCCGGAGCGTTGGTGGGAAGACGTCGTCGAACACCAGGGTGGCCCGGCCGCCCCGGAGACCGTGGCTGCGGACGCACCGGTCCCCACCGCGCCGCACGATGGATCAGCGTCCGATGCAGAGAAAGGGACGGGGACCGACCCGCTGGCGCCGTTCGCCGCACTCGGAGAGGCCATGGCCGTGTTGCGCGATACGTACGGTCATGGCGGGCATCGCCGGGACCTGGTGCGCGAGGCGTATATGAGGCTTCAGTTGCGCACCGCGCGCAAGGAGTTCGGTGACGGGGTGGCCGTGGTCTGCGGTGCGTGGCACGTGCCGGCCCTCAGTGAGAGGACCACCATCGCCGCGGACCGGGCCGTACTCAAGGGTCTCCCCAGGACCAAGACGGAGATGACCTGGGTTCCCTGGACCCATCGCAGGCTCTCCCGGTACAGCGGATACGGCGCTGGGATCGAGTCGCCGGGGTGGTACCAGCACCTTTTCCACACGCAGGAGCGCCCCATCGAGCGATGGATGGTCAAGGTCGTCGCACTCCTGCGCGAAGAGGACCAACCCGTGTCATCGGCCCACGCCATCGAAGCGGTTCGGCTCGCCCAGACCCTGGCGGTCCTGCGCGGACGACCGCTGGCCGGGCTCGCCGAGACGACCGACGCGATCCGAGCGGTCATGTGTGAGGGCTCGGACGTGCCACTCCAGCTGATCAAGGACCGATTGACTATCGGCGATGTGCTCGGCGCGGTTCCGGAGGGTGCCCCCGCCGTGCCGCTCCAGCGGGACCTGGCCCGGGCCCAGCGCAGACTGCGACTGAAACCGGAGGCGTCGGAGCGGCAGTTGGAGCTCGATCTGCGGTCCGACGGCGACGCCGCCCGGAGCCGACTGCTGCACCGGCTGCGGCTGCTCCGCGTGGAGTGGGGCGAGCCGCATGCCGGGCGGAGCAGCACCGGCACCTTCCGGGAGGGCTGGCGGCTGCGCTGGGAGCCCGAGTTGTACGTACGCGTGGCCGAGGCCGGAGTCTGGGGCACCACCGTCCTGTCCGCCGCCACGGCCAAGGCGGAGCACCGGGCGCTCTGTGCGACCACCCTCGGCGAGATCACGGCACTCGCCGAGGAGTGTCTGTTGGCCGAACTGACCGACGCGCTCCCGGTGGTGATGCGTTCGCTCGCGGACCGGGCCGCGCTGGACACGGATGTCGGCCACCTCGCCGAGGCGTTGCCCGCCCTCGCCCGGTCCCTGCGCTACGGCGATGTCCGCGCGACCGACACCGCAGCCCTCGCCGAGGTCGCGACCGGCCTTGCCCAACGGATCTGCGTGGGACTGCCACCCGCCTGCTCGGGACTCGATGCCGACGGCGCCTTCGCCATGCGCCAGCACATCGACGCCGTCCACACCGCCGTGGGGCTGCTGCCCGCCGCGGAAGAACTCGGCGAGCGCTGGAGTTCCGTCCTGCTGCGGTTGGCCTCTCGGGACTCCGTGCCCGGGTTGCTGCGGGGCCGCGCGGCCCGGCTCCTCCTCGACGACGGACGGCTCGACGACATGGAGGCCGCCCGGCTGATGGGCCTGGCCCTGTCCAGCGGTGCTCCGCCGGCCGAGGCCGCCACCTGGATCGAGGGATTCGTCGGCGGAGCTTCGGGCGGTGGGCTCCTCCTGGTGCACGACGAGCGACTGCGGGGGCTGGTCGACACCTGGCTGAGCGGAGTGTCAGGGGATGCGTTCACCGATGTCCTTCCGTTGCTGCGCCGCACCTTCGCCGCTTATGAACCGGCCGTTCGGCGAACACTGGGCGAATTGGTACGGAGATCCACGGCGGAGGGGGCAACCCGCCGTGGGGCGGGGGCGCGAGGGCTCGGCGCAGTCGGTTCCGAGGGATTCGGGGACGGTCTCGACCGGCCACGGGCGGACGCGGTGCTGCCGATGCTGCGATTGATCCTCGGTATCGCCGCCGAGGAAGCAGGGGGACCAGCGGAAGCGACGGAAAGGTCTGCAACGCCCGTATCAGTTGAAACGGCCGGAGCGGCTGAAACGGCGATTTGCGCCACGGGGGAGCGGGCGATGGCGGACGGGCTCACCGCCGGGGCCGCGATGAGCGGGATCGGACCGGGAACGAGCGGGCGTGCGGACGGCAGAGGGGGCGGTGCGAAGTGA
- a CDS encoding vWA domain-containing protein, with protein sequence MPEASEGERLRRWRLVLGGESADGTGCSLAGADAAMDGALTALYGTAPNGGRSKDRGAGLGSSSPSVARWLGDIRTYFPSSVVQVMQRDAIERLDLATLLLEPEMLEAVEADVHLVGTLISLNKAMPETTKETARAVVRKVVDDLEKRLATRTRSTLTGALDRSARTSRPRHQDIDWDRTIRSNLKNYLPEFSTVVPERLIGYGRASQSMKKEVVLCIDQSGSMAASIVYASVFGAVLASMRAIATRLVVFDTAVVDLTDQLDDPVDVLFGTQLGGGTDINRALAYCQSQISRPADTVVVLISDLYEGGIRDEMLKRVAAMKASGVQFVALLALSDEGTPAYDRGHAAALAELGVPAFACTPDLFPDVMAAAIEKRPLPIPDR encoded by the coding sequence CTGCCCGAGGCGTCGGAAGGCGAGCGGCTGCGGCGATGGCGACTGGTCCTCGGCGGTGAGTCGGCCGATGGCACGGGCTGCTCCCTCGCCGGGGCGGACGCGGCCATGGACGGTGCCCTCACCGCCCTCTACGGCACGGCGCCGAACGGCGGTCGCAGCAAGGACCGTGGCGCCGGTCTAGGCTCCTCCTCGCCTTCCGTGGCCCGCTGGCTCGGCGACATCCGTACGTACTTCCCCAGTTCGGTGGTCCAGGTCATGCAGCGCGACGCCATCGAGCGACTGGACCTGGCGACCCTGCTGCTGGAGCCGGAGATGCTGGAGGCAGTGGAGGCGGACGTCCATCTCGTCGGCACCCTCATCTCACTGAACAAGGCCATGCCGGAGACGACGAAGGAGACCGCCAGAGCCGTGGTCCGCAAGGTGGTCGACGACCTGGAGAAGCGGTTGGCGACCCGTACCCGGTCCACCCTCACCGGCGCGCTCGACCGCTCGGCCCGCACCAGCCGCCCCCGCCACCAGGACATCGACTGGGACCGCACCATCCGCAGCAACCTCAAGAACTATCTGCCGGAGTTCTCCACGGTCGTCCCGGAGCGGCTGATCGGCTACGGGCGCGCATCCCAGTCCATGAAGAAGGAGGTCGTGCTCTGCATCGACCAGTCGGGCTCGATGGCGGCTTCCATCGTCTACGCCTCGGTGTTCGGTGCAGTGCTCGCCTCCATGCGGGCCATCGCCACCCGTCTCGTCGTCTTCGACACCGCGGTGGTCGATCTCACCGACCAACTCGACGACCCGGTCGATGTCCTCTTCGGTACCCAACTCGGCGGCGGCACCGACATCAACAGGGCCCTGGCGTACTGCCAGTCGCAGATATCCCGGCCGGCCGACACCGTCGTGGTGTTGATCAGCGATCTCTACGAGGGCGGTATACGGGACGAGATGCTCAAGCGGGTGGCGGCGATGAAGGCGTCCGGAGTGCAGTTCGTGGCGCTGCTCGCCCTCTCGGACGAAGGGACGCCCGCGTACGACCGCGGTCATGCGGCTGCGCTGGCTGAGCTCGGGGTTCCGGCATTCGCTTGTACGCCGGACCTTTTCCCGGACGTCATGGCGGCGGCGATCGAGAAGAGGCCGCTCCCGATACCCGACCGATGA
- the sucC gene encoding ADP-forming succinate--CoA ligase subunit beta, which translates to MDLFEYQARDLFAKHGVPVLAGEVIDTPEAARAVTERLGGRSVVKAQVKVGGRGKAGGVKLASSPDDAVEKAGQILGMDIKGHTVHKVMLAETAPDIAEEYYVSYLLDRTNRTFLAMASVEGGMDIEEVAATKPEALAKIPIDANDGVSAEKAAEIVAAAKFPAEVADQVADILVTLWKTFIAEDALLIEVNPLAKLADGRVIALDGKVSLDENADFRQADHEALEDKAAANPLEAAAKAKNLNYVKLEGEVGIIGNGAGLVMSTLDVVAYAGEGHGGVKPANFLDIGGGASAEVMANGLEIILGDPDVKSVFVNVFGGITACDEVANGIVQALELLKTKGEAVTKPLVVRLDGNNAELGRKILSDANHPLVQRVDTMDGAADKAAELAAAAK; encoded by the coding sequence GTGGACCTGTTCGAGTACCAGGCGAGGGATCTCTTCGCCAAGCACGGTGTACCGGTGCTGGCCGGTGAAGTCATCGACACGCCTGAGGCGGCGCGCGCGGTGACCGAGCGTCTCGGCGGCCGGTCGGTCGTCAAGGCGCAGGTGAAGGTCGGCGGCCGAGGCAAGGCCGGCGGCGTGAAGCTTGCCTCCAGCCCGGATGACGCGGTCGAGAAGGCCGGTCAGATCCTTGGCATGGACATCAAGGGCCACACCGTACACAAGGTGATGTTGGCGGAGACCGCCCCGGACATCGCCGAGGAGTACTACGTCTCGTACCTCCTCGACCGCACCAACCGCACCTTCTTGGCCATGGCCTCCGTCGAGGGCGGGATGGACATCGAGGAGGTCGCGGCCACCAAGCCCGAGGCCCTCGCGAAGATCCCGATCGACGCCAACGACGGTGTCTCCGCGGAGAAGGCCGCCGAGATCGTCGCTGCCGCGAAGTTCCCGGCTGAGGTCGCTGACCAGGTTGCCGACATTCTGGTGACCCTGTGGAAGACCTTCATCGCTGAGGACGCGCTCCTCATCGAGGTCAACCCGCTGGCCAAGCTCGCCGACGGCCGGGTCATCGCGCTCGACGGCAAGGTTTCTCTCGATGAGAACGCCGACTTCCGTCAGGCCGACCACGAGGCTCTTGAGGACAAGGCTGCGGCCAATCCGCTGGAAGCCGCTGCCAAGGCCAAGAACCTCAACTACGTCAAGCTTGAGGGCGAGGTCGGCATCATCGGCAACGGCGCAGGTCTGGTGATGTCCACGCTGGACGTCGTCGCCTACGCCGGCGAGGGCCACGGCGGCGTCAAGCCCGCCAACTTCCTCGACATCGGTGGTGGCGCCTCCGCCGAGGTCATGGCGAACGGCCTGGAGATCATCCTGGGTGACCCGGACGTCAAGTCCGTGTTCGTCAATGTCTTCGGTGGCATCACCGCCTGTGACGAGGTCGCCAACGGCATCGTGCAGGCTCTGGAGCTGCTGAAGACCAAGGGCGAGGCCGTCACCAAGCCGCTGGTCGTGCGTCTCGACGGCAACAACGCGGAGCTGGGTCGCAAGATCCTCTCCGACGCGAACCACCCGCTCGTGCAGCGCGTGGACACCATGGACGGCGCGGCCGACAAGGCTGCCGAGCTCGCCGCGGCTGCGAAGTAA
- the sucD gene encoding succinate--CoA ligase subunit alpha — protein sequence MAIFLTKDSKVIVQGMTGATGMKHTKLMLADGTNIVGGVNPRKAGTTVDFDGTSVPVFGSVAEAIKETGADVSVLFVPPAFAKAAVVEAIDAEIPLAVVITEGIAVHDSAAFWAYATSKGNKTRIIGPNCPGLITPGASNAGIIPGDITKPGRIGLVSKSGTLTYQMMYELRDIGFSSAVGIGGDPVIGTTHIDALAAFEADPETELIVMIGEIGGDAEERAADFIKANVTKPVVGYVAGFTAPEGKTMGHAGAIVSGSSGTAQAKKEALEAAGVRVGKTPTETAVLARELLKG from the coding sequence ATGGCTATCTTCCTCACCAAGGACAGCAAGGTCATCGTCCAGGGCATGACCGGTGCCACGGGCATGAAGCACACCAAGCTCATGCTGGCTGATGGCACCAACATCGTCGGCGGAGTGAACCCCCGCAAGGCCGGTACGACCGTCGACTTCGACGGCACCTCCGTACCCGTCTTCGGCTCGGTAGCCGAGGCGATCAAGGAGACCGGCGCTGACGTCTCGGTCCTCTTCGTGCCCCCGGCCTTCGCCAAGGCAGCCGTCGTCGAGGCCATCGACGCCGAGATCCCGCTGGCCGTCGTCATCACCGAGGGCATTGCGGTGCACGACTCCGCCGCCTTCTGGGCGTACGCCACCAGCAAGGGCAACAAGACCCGGATCATCGGCCCGAACTGTCCTGGACTGATCACCCCCGGCGCTTCCAACGCCGGCATCATCCCGGGTGACATCACCAAGCCCGGTCGGATCGGTCTGGTCTCCAAGTCCGGCACGCTGACCTACCAAATGATGTACGAGCTGCGGGACATCGGCTTCTCCTCGGCCGTCGGCATCGGTGGCGACCCGGTCATCGGCACCACCCACATCGACGCGCTCGCGGCCTTCGAGGCCGACCCGGAGACGGAGCTGATCGTGATGATCGGCGAGATCGGCGGCGACGCCGAGGAGCGCGCGGCCGACTTCATCAAGGCCAATGTCACCAAGCCGGTCGTCGGCTATGTCGCGGGCTTCACCGCCCCCGAAGGCAAGACGATGGGCCACGCTGGCGCCATCGTGTCCGGTTCGTCCGGCACGGCGCAGGCGAAGAAGGAGGCCCTGGAGGCCGCCGGGGTGCGGGTTGGCAAGACCCCCACCGAGACGGCCGTCCTGGCTCGGGAACTGCTCAAGGGCTGA
- a CDS encoding sigma factor-like helix-turn-helix DNA-binding protein, translated as MTQSTTHSASGTPLPSPKERRRLREAKSMSEQEVAIALGVTKATVRAWETGRTDPRGRRREAYMRLLAPSGEPATADVDTGSAPAVAGAESAQGPSDAVTAVALAGASSPDGAPLDTADQVATTPVEAAPMAQTPRPSPPQSVAKEHGEDHHEGASYGAASGPKPPQAQAAQAPKPARGKQPHDTTRPVPAVKRAARPAPPHPASPALPVVHPAPPVPPTPPTEPPVPAAALDVSAGSVSAESAKAAKAVESAESAKSVEATAPAGESAAGAAQPAEDQEGEPYESVWPHWSPRDSLPDSTCGPTPAEAFDDLYTRAAPDLVRQAFLLTGRRTLAHESVERAFHLAWQHWPEVATDRDPIGWVRAAAYEYAMSPWQRLRPGYRDPDTPPLEPRWRELLDALLELPPAYRRTLLLYDGLHLDLPEAAAETEASTPAAANRVLHAREAIAARLPQLGSEEALHEQLIALADACPAPQPTPAAVVRRNSERHVWFWTRTALTVTTLLIGITGLAAATAPTQYQPTIAPGRQVQGIPAHAGPQQLSERSKELRERLLSDPAHGPGRLMPQTR; from the coding sequence ATGACCCAGAGCACCACCCACTCCGCTTCCGGGACTCCGCTGCCCTCCCCGAAGGAACGGCGCAGATTGCGCGAGGCGAAGTCGATGAGCGAGCAGGAGGTCGCCATCGCACTCGGTGTGACGAAGGCGACCGTGCGGGCGTGGGAGACGGGGCGCACTGATCCGCGCGGCCGGCGCCGGGAGGCGTACATGAGGTTGCTGGCGCCGTCGGGGGAACCTGCCACGGCGGATGTCGACACCGGCAGCGCCCCGGCCGTGGCGGGCGCCGAGAGCGCGCAAGGACCGTCGGATGCGGTTACTGCGGTCGCTCTTGCGGGAGCGTCGAGCCCGGACGGGGCACCACTGGATACAGCGGACCAGGTTGCGACGACTCCGGTTGAAGCGGCCCCGATGGCGCAGACGCCACGGCCGTCACCACCGCAATCCGTCGCGAAGGAACACGGCGAGGACCACCACGAAGGGGCGTCGTACGGCGCCGCTTCCGGTCCGAAACCGCCCCAGGCACAGGCCGCCCAGGCGCCCAAGCCGGCCCGAGGAAAGCAGCCGCACGACACCACCCGGCCCGTTCCCGCGGTGAAGCGCGCCGCCAGGCCGGCGCCTCCGCATCCGGCCAGCCCCGCCCTGCCAGTCGTCCATCCCGCGCCTCCAGTTCCTCCTACGCCTCCTACGGAACCGCCTGTGCCTGCCGCCGCCCTCGATGTCTCCGCTGGTTCCGTTTCCGCCGAATCAGCCAAAGCTGCCAAAGCGGTCGAGTCGGCCGAGTCGGCCAAGTCGGTCGAAGCAACTGCACCAGCCGGGGAGTCGGCCGCCGGTGCCGCTCAGCCGGCCGAAGACCAGGAGGGGGAGCCGTACGAGTCCGTCTGGCCCCACTGGTCACCGCGCGACTCACTGCCCGACAGCACGTGCGGACCGACCCCCGCGGAGGCGTTCGACGACCTCTACACACGGGCGGCACCCGACCTCGTACGGCAGGCGTTCCTGCTCACCGGTCGGCGCACGCTCGCCCATGAGTCCGTGGAGCGGGCCTTCCACCTCGCGTGGCAGCACTGGCCGGAAGTCGCCACCGACCGGGATCCGATCGGTTGGGTGCGCGCCGCCGCCTACGAGTACGCGATGTCCCCGTGGCAGCGGCTGCGGCCCGGCTATCGGGATCCCGACACCCCACCGCTCGAACCCAGGTGGCGTGAACTCCTCGATGCGCTGTTGGAGCTCCCACCCGCGTACCGCCGTACCCTCCTGCTCTACGACGGGCTACACCTCGACCTGCCCGAGGCTGCGGCCGAGACGGAGGCGAGCACACCGGCCGCGGCGAACCGGGTACTGCATGCGCGGGAGGCTATCGCGGCGCGACTGCCTCAGCTCGGTTCCGAGGAAGCGCTGCACGAGCAGTTGATCGCCCTGGCGGACGCCTGTCCGGCGCCGCAACCGACACCGGCAGCCGTGGTCCGCAGGAACAGCGAACGCCATGTCTGGTTCTGGACGCGAACCGCCCTGACCGTCACCACGCTGCTCATCGGGATCACCGGGCTGGCGGCGGCCACGGCGCCCACCCAGTACCAGCCGACGATCGCCCCGGGCCGGCAGGTCCAGGGCATCCCCGCCCATGCGGGACCCCAACAGTTGTCGGAACGCAGCAAGGAGTTGCGGGAGAGGCTGCTCTCCGACCCGGCGCACGGGCCGGGTCGGCTCATGCCACAGACCCGCTGA